One Prunus dulcis chromosome 8, ALMONDv2, whole genome shotgun sequence DNA window includes the following coding sequences:
- the LOC117638392 gene encoding uncharacterized protein LOC117638392, with the protein MNSKHFTTIGGKRRKHVHLDMPQAFIPESAWFQVMLYVATESSEDLFRMASVCPLFQTLANSPQVWNTISMAKYPYHPSWYRARPAVQHFLQQCRACDNPESIFREAFDIFFKHGKVEALYGMRNAATAGHMEAAYVVGLLGMSEIGQSKEDALQFLCSLNQRNNIDMKGTRDALTRRLDKACVATHIVDMFDYGKIKFNRCSACNNNELYFVIQGWPSEDKINPAFWTCCNRCKWHRESIFWSKLMREYVVRGNHVFLH; encoded by the coding sequence ATGAATTCGAAACACTTCACTACAAtcggaggaaagagaaggaagcatGTCCATTTGGATATGCCCCAAGCCTTCATCCCGGAGTCCGCTTGGTTTCAAGTGATGTTATACGTGGCAACCGAATCATCGGAAGATCTCTTCCGTATGGCATCTGTGTGCCCATTGTTCCAAACTTTGGCAAACAGTCCACAAGTGTGGAACACCATTTCAATGGCAAAGTACCCATACCATCCTAGCTGGTACCGTGCCAGACCTGCGGTCCAGCATTTCTTGCAACAATGCAGGGCTTGCGATAACCCTGAGTCCATATTTAGAGAAGCATTCGATATTTTTTTCAAGCACGGTAAGGTGGAAGCGTTGTATGGGATGCGCAATGCAGCCACGGCAGGCCATATGGAAGCGGCTTATGTAGTTGGACTACTTGGTATGTCCGAAATTGGTCAGTCAAAAGAGGATGCATTACAATTCTTGTGTTCTTTGAATCAGCGTAACAACATTGATATGAAAGGAACCAGGGATGCTTTGACACGAAGATTAGACAAAGCATGTGTTGCAACACATATCGTAGATATGTTTGACTATGGGAAGATTAAGTTTAATCGCTGCAGCGCTTGTAACAACAATGAATtgtattttgttattcaaggCTGGCCTAGTGAAGACAAGATAAATCCTGCCTTCTGGACTTGTTGCAATCGATGCAAATGGCACCGTGAGAGTATTTTTTGGTCCAAACTGATGCGTGAGTATGTTGTGCGAGGGAATCACGTTTTTTTGCATTAG